The following is a genomic window from Geoalkalibacter halelectricus.
ACAACATAAAATTAATTGCTTATAAACAGTTTATTAGGCTTTTGCGCGGCTTGGTGCGGCTGGGATCGCGGTGCGAGGCTTGCTGATGCGGAGGTAGTAAAAGCGAAAAGAGAACCTTCATTAAGCAGGGTTTTTTCTCTTCGCGGCGATTTCTTTTGTCTCGGTGGCTGGCTGTCACCGTTAGCATCTCAAGGGCTCGCGAGGCGGTTGAGCGGTTCGGGGTTTTGGCGGGTCGTTTTGGTCATTTTACCGAAAGAGGGCACCGACCGGCTCAGCCGGTCCAGACCCGCGCAACCTGGCTCTGCCAATCCTTGAGATCGTCAAGGGCGCGCGCGGCCAGGGCCAGACGCTTTTCGGCGCGCTTGCGCAGCCGCTTTTCCAGGGGCGGAAAGAGGCCGTAATTAACGTTCATGGGCTGAAAATCAGTGGGGTCGGCTTGAGTCAGGTGGGTTAAAAGCGCTCCAAGGGCGGTGGTTGCCGGCGGGTCGGGCAGCTCGGTGCCCAGGGTCGCTGCGGCGGCGAACAATCCGGCCAGAAAACCGCTGGCGGCCGATTCCACATAGCCCTCGACGCCGGTGATCTGCCCGGCGAAAAACAGGTGCGGATCGCTGCGCAACTGCTGGCGGCTGTTCAGACAGCGCGGCGCGTTGATGAAGGTGTTGCGGTGCATGCTGCCAAGGCGGGCGAAGCGCGCGTTTTCCAGTCCGGGGATGGTGCGGAAAAGGCGCCGCTGTTCCGGGTAGGTGAGCTTGGTCTGAAACCCGACCAGGTTGTAGAGGCTGGCGTGGCGGTCGTCCTGGCGCAACTGCACCACGGCGAAGGGTTCGCGCCCGGTGCGCGGATCACGCAGGCCCACCGGTTTCATGGGACCAAAGGCCAGGGTCAGATCACCGCGCGCGGCCAGCTCCTCAATGGGCATGCAGCCTTCGAAGTGAATCAGTTGCTCGAAGTCGCGCGCCGGTACCTTGTCCGCCGTGCGCAGCGCCGCGACAAAAGAGCGGTACTGGTCTTCGTCGAGGGGGCAATTGAGATAGTCGTCGCTGCCTTTGTCGTAGCGCGAGGCGCGCCAGGCCTTGCTCGTATCGATGGAGTCGGCTTCGACGATGGGAGCGATGGCGTCGTAGAAATACAGATGTTCGGCGCCGGTGAGGCGCGCGATTTCTCGGGAAATGCTTTCCGCGGCGAGGGGCCCGGCGGCGATGATGATGCGCCCCTCGGCGGGCAGGTGCGCTACCTCCTCGCGCACCAGGGTGATGCGTGGGTGCTGGGTGATTTTTTCCGTGATGTAAGCCGAGAATTCGTCCCGGTCCACCGCCAGGGCGCCGCCGGCGGGCACCGCGGTGGCATCGGCGGCCTGCATGAACAGCGCGGCGCACCGGCGCAGCTCTTCCTTGAGCAGTCCCACGGCATTGGTCAGGGCCGCTCCGCGCAAACTGTTGGAGCAGACCAGCTCGGCGAGTCCGGGGCTCTGGTGCGCGGGGGAAAAACGCACCGGTTTCATTTCGTGGAGCCGCACGGGGATGCCGCGTTCGGCAAGCTGCCAGGCGGCTTCACATCCGGCCAACCCGGCGCCGATAATGCTGATGGGGGTGTGCATGGAGATCCTGGGAAATGCAAGGGCCACGGCGGCAACTGCCCGGGATAATTCATGAATTATCCCGGGCAGACGGTCATGTGTCACGGCGGCTGCGCGCCTGCCATGGTCTTGCCCGGGGTTATTTTTTGGTCTTTTTCTCCGCCGGTTTGGTCTTGGTCGATTTGCCGGTTTTGGTGGTTTTTGCGGCAGCGGGCTTGGCGGCCGGCGGCACCAGGACTTCCTTCCAGTCGCAAGCGTCCTGGGGGCATTTGCGCACCGTGCCCTCGCGCTTGGTGGTCTTTTCCACCGTGACGGGAAATCTGCATTTGGGGCAGGCTTGTGCCAGAGGCAGATCCCAGAGGGCATATTTGCACTTGGGATAGCGATTGCAGGAGTAAAAGATTTTGCCGTAGCGGCTCTTTT
Proteins encoded in this region:
- the trmFO gene encoding methylenetetrahydrofolate--tRNA-(uracil(54)-C(5))-methyltransferase (FADH(2)-oxidizing) TrmFO yields the protein MHTPISIIGAGLAGCEAAWQLAERGIPVRLHEMKPVRFSPAHQSPGLAELVCSNSLRGAALTNAVGLLKEELRRCAALFMQAADATAVPAGGALAVDRDEFSAYITEKITQHPRITLVREEVAHLPAEGRIIIAAGPLAAESISREIARLTGAEHLYFYDAIAPIVEADSIDTSKAWRASRYDKGSDDYLNCPLDEDQYRSFVAALRTADKVPARDFEQLIHFEGCMPIEELAARGDLTLAFGPMKPVGLRDPRTGREPFAVVQLRQDDRHASLYNLVGFQTKLTYPEQRRLFRTIPGLENARFARLGSMHRNTFINAPRCLNSRQQLRSDPHLFFAGQITGVEGYVESAASGFLAGLFAAAATLGTELPDPPATTALGALLTHLTQADPTDFQPMNVNYGLFPPLEKRLRKRAEKRLALAARALDDLKDWQSQVARVWTG